ATTTGCTCACCAGCATAAGTCAGTTGACTCTCCCGTAATGGCCTTCGTTCCCAGTTGGAAAATTGATCCGATTTATTTAGTCTATGACCCATACAGAGCTCAACTAACTTGCTCAAACTTTCGTTCGTAAAAGCTGAATCACCCTTGTAGGGAAATTGAAAGCAATGCTCTTTTGTCAGTTTTCTCCAAAGATGCAATAGGTCCATATATCCCTGGCCTGTGGCTTTAATACTTGCCAATGCCGGAAGACTCTCTCTAATCATGCCGATATCATGGGCTAGGCCGAATCCtgggattgaaaatttgtactcagaaatacaaataaatgtaAGCATGAGGGATAACTgttgtttatacatataaatctGATTATAAGCGTATAAATCAGAAGACCTTGCAAATTTATTGCAGTCGGATTTTGGCCATGTACGTTATTTACTTAACcctatggaaaaaaaaattctcttaaCGTGTTTTGATTCTGTATCTTTCAAACAAGATGTCCGAttgttttcagaattttcctAAACCTATATCATACGTTATACGCACGTCCATTACAGTGGGCACTAGGgtgtgtcaaaaaaaaaaaaaaaattacgagacgAGATTACGAGATATTCGCCTGTAAACACTGAGTCCTATGCGAATATCTCGTAATCGGttagagttaaaaaaattttatgtaaatactTCCACTAGCGTGAAATTTCCGATAACAATCTCTATTTAGATAGTTTATAAGTCAAGTCgtttacgataaaaaaaagttctaagtttattccattttctttacgtgttatttaaatggaaaatgggaaaaacaaaataggcACATCTAAATATCGGTATTATGAGCTCATATTTGGATGAGATATACTATTTGAGATGCTCTgccgaaattttgatgcgcacttgaaaattttttgttttttttcttggtaCAACTTAGTGGacacgaaatatttttttaatttacaacCTGCATTTATAGGTACCGAGCTTagatattttgtttcatcacATTTGAAACTATTCTGGAAacataaatgtttttttccaaacaaaaaattaattttaaatagcCTATATTGGAACCGAAAATTACATGCATCGGTTTTCTACTACTTTGGCTGCACTTTCTCGACTAGACAACATACTTAAATGAAGGGACAGTCTCCAATATATTTAGTTAGATAATTAGTGGAAATGTTGACAAAATCCATCCCTTAAAATACCGATTTGACAAGtgtaacgttttttttaatgcaatttCAAAGTATAGGTATGTCCACTCGAGTGGACAACCCTTCTTTAAGGGTTAAGAAAAAAGACAATGAGTTAGGAAAAACTCGGGACGTGTTGTATGTCTTGTTATTATTCACTATGAATTCGAGGCTGGGTATACCTACGTACTGTTATATTTCTCAAAATGTACTAGTTAGAAAGCAATTTCAATACGATTATCTATCTGAACTAGTTTCAGTGAGTTACGTGAGTAGACATCAGTGCGAATTAGAGCTGATTGAGATGAAAGTTATAATTCTGATGGAACGAATACGATATCAATCGTCTACAAACCAAGTTGGATTTTAACTGATTTGAGGCTGTGCCTGTTGTGTGTGATGTAGGTTACATAGATGGTAACGGATGAGACCGATGGCCTTGGATTGGTTAAAATCCACCTTGGCTTGTGTAGTTTTTCTGGTACAATtctatatttacaaatttactgCTGTTggataaatgtataatttgcAAATCAAGGATCCATGATATTCCACCTTGAACTCTGAGAACTGTAGAATGATTTATATGAATTTCTGAACCTTACCAAgcttcaaaatatttttattgtcaaACAACATTATTCCAATCTTGGCCCATAAATCGGTTAGCTCTTTTCCCGTACTGATAACATCGAGTATATATACGGTGGTCTTGGTGGCTATTTGTATGAGAGCCAAATCACTCTGCTTTGTACCTAAAAACCGGCGACATATTATTTCTCAAGTCCAAGCAAGCTCCATTCAAAGTAATTTTCAGAAAGGTGATATGATAAGTTGGCAAATACCAAATTTGTACTTTTAACGCGGATTTGCAAAAAACTGTGCAAGAATCCACAATTGTGATCAACTCCTACATATCGCATCTACATGTCTTAGAATTTGAATTCCAATGGATTTAATTACCAAAACTAGGCTTCCATTCTGAATCTATTCCGACAATCTTCACTTCTTTCAAACCTTTGGTTAGAAACTCCTCAAATGTTCGTGTATCATTTACTATTTTGATGCTTCCTCTAGGTAAATGTAGAGTATGATATCGTATCGGATCTTCTTCTACGTCCCAGTTTTCTTCCGCAGCAACTTCAGGGTTAGTATTTAAATCTTTGATTAGAAAACACAAATATTATCGATTAATTCAAAACCCAATCttcaaaatattcatcagacaattggtttttttttgttacacaaCCCGCATGTGAGAATGCGAATAGATCAGTTGAAATCGCAACCTACCTTCGAGCTCTACCTCTGCACAGTCTACCAGAGCCCATGGCCACTGATCTTTAGGCATTTTATAATCCTTTGCCCACCGCAGAGCTTCTTTGGTGTCATTTGCTTGCGCCAACGATTTGACCAACTCAAACTGCAGCCGAGAGTCTGTTCCGACCGTTTCACGAACCATTTCATTCCAGCTTTCTCCACCTAAAGTGATTGGCAAGTGCTTATGTCATATGGTTgataaagtttgaaaagcaTAATCACCGCTTGGCATTTGCTAATAATGAGATTTTCTAGTCTCATAAAACTTACGAATTTTACAGTCGACGTAGCGtttgtaaattaaaaatttcagtgcCCCTTCGCCTCGTCTCTGATTCAAATTGGGACAATATTCTGGTGGCAAGTTGTACTGTTTTGCCAAACGTCCGACCAACTTATTCATCGGGCGCAGTTGCATTGTCGATATCTTTACCTCTGGTATTTGATTGCGactgaaataataatgaaaggttcaaaattgaaatgggATGGTCTTGTGTAAGCATAAGAAAAATGTGACGATTGAAGATACAAAACTTACTCCACAAAAGCTTCTAATGCAGTTTCTATATTTTTGCCTGAGGCCAAGAGATCATCCAAGTATGTTATTAGAGCTTTTTGAGCTTCCATACAATTCACTAGAAGATCATCGACTAAAGTCAGTTTATTCTGTAAAATTAGGGGCAGCAGCAACACCTCAGGGTTTAGAAAATATGATTGCAAATGCAAAATACATGCGTATTGAGCAGCATCCTTGTACCTCTTTTCTGTTATCATATTCTGTAACCAAGAAATCGAGAAGTATTATTAAATAAAGGGGCGGCTATTTTTTGGGCCACATATTGTGGTGTTTGCCTTGTATCCGCTTTCCTAAGTAATACCCACCAGGAAGATCAGTAGGGAAGCACATGCTGTGAGAGGCCCTCACGAGTGGTATATCAGTCCTTGTCTACTAAGGTGACGTGTGTAATGAAAGCATCGTACTGTCGCTGCAAAATGTTACTTTACGTCACGTAACTTATTCACACACAAGGTACTGTACATAATTTCATGC
The sequence above is drawn from the Neodiprion pinetum isolate iyNeoPine1 chromosome 2, iyNeoPine1.2, whole genome shotgun sequence genome and encodes:
- the Nbr gene encoding exonuclease mut-7 homolog isoform X3 yields the protein MITEKRYKDAAQYACILHLQSYFLNPEVLLLPLILQNKLTLVDDLLVNCMEAQKALITYLDDLLASGKNIETALEAFVDRNQIPEVKISTMQLRPMNKLVGRLAKQYNLPPEYCPNLNQRRGEGALKFLIYKRYVDCKIRGESWNEMVRETVGTDSRLQFELVKSLAQANDTKEALRWAKDYKMPKDQWPWALVDCAEVELEDLNTNPEVAAEENWDVEEDPIRYHTLHLPRGSIKIVNDTRTFEEFLTKGLKEVKIVGIDSEWKPSFGTKQSDLALIQIATKTTVYILDVISTGKELTDLWAKIGIMLFDNKNILKLGFGLAHDIGMIRESLPALASIKATGQGYMDLLHLWRKLTKEHCFQFPYKGDSAFTNESLSKLVELCMGHRLNKSDQFSNWERRPLRESQLTYAALDAYCLLEIFEVLRVQCARLDVAFNELCAETQHIPSKLPKKNLRKQAAKAGSGTSSISIHTAESSVQKFDQKNTENIKVEPWTGMQAAHEWRVVCDSMLGGLARQLRMCGCDCIYVEFDRRGDQSAKIAMQQKRVFLTRGSAYNRFAPSIGQGYCYRVLEDKPEDQLKEVLNNFRVLVMPKDIISRCQICNYDEFVQVSRNTIFELEKSFTKIRHRNGHKFHQGAFRDVDNVTAASTATDSDTNLISNQDSTLIHEKRGTFYNCNRTWRLTTETLDIASCATRHRVTVQLDKVPPNVLKNVEQFYICECCGKVYWDGSHMERTLNGNRYSMKVTIRASQGESVSCTTTTLIAHFRPICRHTNV